In Gaiellales bacterium, the DNA window GCCGGCCAGTGCGGCGCCGGCGATCGCGCCGCTCGCCTCGGCGTCCAGGCGGCCGACGGTGACCACCGCGAAGGCGACCAGGGCGAGCGGGATGACGACGAGCACCGTGTCGGGCGCAGGCGATGCGCTCACCGCGGCCAGCGCGCACGCGCCGACCACGGCGGCGAGGAGGACGATCCGGGCGATCCCAGCGACCCCGCGCGGGAGGGCGGGCGAAAGGCCGATCGCGAGCGTCGCAAGCGGCGTCAGCAGGAAGGCGTCGAGCGACACCGCGAAGGCGGCCACGATCCCGAGCAGCGCGACGGCCACGCCCGCGGCGATCGTCGCCGGCGCCGCGCGCCGGCAGGCGCAGACGCCGACCAGGAGCGTCACGAAGGGGAGCAGGAACGGGCCGAGGCTGAAGATCGCGAGGAAGCCGAGCACCAGCCCGAACCCGGCCGCCGTCCAGGCCCAGAACCACCCACAGTGCGATCGGTGCGGTTCCATTCCGTGCCCCCGTAGTATGGCACTCCCGATGCCCGGAAATCCACCCAGAGCCCGGGATCTCGGGGTCGTCATCGGCGACCTCCCGCCCGGCCCGGCGAACGCGATCACCGACGTCGCCGGCGTGCGCGTCGGGCACACGACGCTGATCTCCGGCGAGGGCCCGCTGAAGGTGGGCGAGGGTCCGGTGCGCACCGGCGTCACGGTGATCGTGCCGGGCTCGAACGACCCGTGGGGCGAGCCGGTGACCGCCGGCGCGCACCGCCTGAACGGCAACGGCGAGCTGACCGGCCTCGAGTGGATCCGCGAGTCGGGCCTTCTCACGACCTGCATCGGCCTCACGAACACGCACTCCGTCGGCATCGTGCGCGACGCGCTGATCGCCGCCGCGACCGCCGAGCGGCCGCCCGACGAGATCCGCTGGTACCTGCCGGTCGTCGGCGAGACCTACGACGGCGACATGAGCGACATCAACGGCCACCACGTCCGTCCCGAGCACGTCCGCGCCGCCCTCGCCGGGGCGAGCGGCGGCCGCATCGACGAGGGCGGCGTGGGCAGCGGCACCGGCATGGTCAGCCACGGGTTCAAGGGCGGGATCGGGACATCTTCGCGGGTTGTCGGCGGACACACGGTCGGCGTGCTCGTGCAGGCCAACCACGGCACCCGCGCGCGGCTCATGGTCGGAGGCGTCCCGGTGGGTCGGGCGATCGGCCCCGACGAGGTGCCCGACCCGCGCGGCGAGGACCGGCCCGGCACCGGCTCGATCATCGTGATCGTGGCGACCGACGCGCCGCTCCTGCCCGGCCAGTGCACCCGGCTGGCGCAGCGCTCGGCGCTCGGCGTCGGCCGCACAGGAGGCGCCGGCGAGAACGGCAGCGGCGACCTCATGCTCGCCTTTGCCACCGGCAACCGCGGCCTGCGGACCCTGGCCGACTCGCTCGAGCACGAGACCGAACCCGTTGCGCTGCGGGCCGTGACGGCGGCGACGCTCGACTCCCTCTTCTACGCCGCGATCGAGGCGACCGAGGAGGCGATCGTGAACGCCCTCGTCGCCGGCCGGACGATGGTCGGCTGCAACGGCACAACCGCCTACGGCATCCCGCACGAGCGGTTGCGGGCGCTCGCCGGCGGAGCCTGACTTCTGGCACATCCGCCCGTAGACTGACCGTTGATGAGCGAGATCGCGGCACGCGGTCGCAGGTATCCGGTCGGGATCGCGATCGGGGTGCTCGCCACGGTTGTCGCTGCCGTCCTCTTCGGCCCCGTGGTCACACGCCACGGCGCGGGCGCGACGAAGAGGCACCCTGTCGCCGTGAAGCCCACCCGGCTGGTGTATGCGACGCCCTTCGGTCACTCGAAGGTGGCACGGGAGGCCGTCTACAGCACGACGCCGTCCAACCGGGGCCGGATCCGCCTGGCGGTCGGGTCGACCCCGCTCATCTCGCCGAACGGCCGGTGGGTTGCATACGACGCCGGCCCGCAGAACAGCCACACCGGTCTCAGCCTGATCGCCGCCACCGGCGGCGCTGCCCGGCACGCCGGCACGGCCGGCTATCCGGTGGCATGGTCGCCGGACTCGCGGCTCGTCGCCGTCGTGCACGACAACGGCTATCAGACGGTGATCACCGTCGTGAACGCGCGGACGCTTCGGGCGACCACGCTCGCGGTGCCGTCTGGCCGCAACTTCGGGTTCTCACCCGACGGGCGGACGCTGATCTTCGACCACGACGAGTCGACCGCCAGGAGCGACCTCTACACCGTGACGCTCGCGACCGGGGCCGTCCACCGCCTGACGCATGACGGTCGCAGTTGGGAGCCGCTCTGGGGCCCGCGCGAGATCGCCTTCAACCGCTACTCGGCACGCGGATCGGGCGACGTCTGGCTGATGCGGGCGAACGGCACGGACGCACACCGGCTGATGCACACGAACCTCGGCCTCTATCCGGCGGGCTGGTCGGCCGACGGCTCTCGCCTCCTCGTCGCCAAGCCGGACATGTTCAACGGCCGCCTGTACGCGGTCGATCCGGCCACCGGCGCGACCCGCGCGCTGACCCCGCTCCTCGGCGGGCTCATCCCCCAGGGTCTCTCCACGGACGGGCGCACCGTGCTCGCCGCGTACGGCTGCCCCAACAACCCCGCCGGCTCGGGCGTGCTCGAGACGATCCCGTTCGCCGGCGGCCCGCCGACCGTGGTCGCCCGGGGCGCCTGCGGCGGCAGCTGGAACGCCTGACCTAGGCCGGGTCGGGCTCGGCCTCCGCGATCACCTCGGGCACGTGCGCCGGCGGCGGCGCCGTCCAGGCGAAGTGGCAGGCGGCGCCGTGGGTGCCGCCGTTCGTGGCCAGCGCCGGGTCGTCGGTGTGGCACACCTCCTGCGCGATCGGGCAGCGGGTGTGGAAGCGGCAGCCGGTCGGGAGGTTGATCGGGCTGGGCGGGTCGCCCTCCATCGCCGGTGCCTCGGACACGCGCCCGGGCACGAGGTGGGGCACCGCCTTCAGCAGCCCCTGCGTGTAGGGGTGGCGCGGGTTCGAGAAGAGCTCCTCGGTCGGCGCGGTCTCGACGATGCGGCCGAGGTACATCACCGCCACCCGGTCGCAGACGTGCCGTACCACGGCCATGTTGTGGGCGATGAAGAGGACGGTCAGCCCGAGCTTCGCGCGCAGCTCCGCGAGCAGGTTGAGCACGGTGGCCTGGACCGAGACGTCGAGGGCCGACACGGGCTCGTCGGCCACCAGCAGCTCGGGCTCGAGCGCGAGCGCGCGGGCGATCGAGACCCGCTGGCGCTGCCCGCCGGAGAAGTTGCGCGGGTGGGAGTCGAGCGCGCGCGGCGGCAGCCCGACCAGGTCGATCAGCTCGCGGCAGCGGGCGTCGATCCCCGGCTTCGGCACCATCTTGTGCACTCGCAGCAGCTCCGAGAGCACCTGGCGCACCGTCATCCGCGGGTTGAGCGACGAGTACGGATCCTGGAACACGATCTGCATCCGCCGCCTCTGGGCGCGCGTCCGCCGGACGGACAGCGGCTCGCCGGCGTAGCGGATCTCGCCCGCCGAGGGCGCGTACAGGCCGACGATGCAGCGGCCGAGGGTCGACTTGCCGCAGCCGGACTCGCCGACGAGGCCGAGCGCCTCGCCGCGGGCGATCTCGAGGTCGACGCCGTCGACCGCGCGCAGCACTTCGGCCGGGATCTTGCGCGTGCGGCGCACGAGCGAGTCGGCGAGGACGAAGTTCATGTGCACGCCGCGCACCTCGAGCAGGGGAGCGTCAGACACTGGCGATCACCGGGTTCGCGGACACGTCCTGGGCGCAGTCTTCGTCGTGGATGCAGGCGGTCGCCCGGCCGGGACCGAGCCGCCGCAGCGGAAAGTCGCCCTCGAGGCAGTCGTCGCGCGCGAACCCGCACCGGGGCTGGAACGGGCACCCCGTGGGCGGCAACACCAGGTCGGGGGGCTGGCCCGGGATCGAGTCGAGCGTCTGGCGCACGACGTCGAACCGCGGCACCGAGCGCAGCAGGCCGAGCGTGTACGGGTGCCGCGGCGCCCGGAACACCTCGTCGACGGTGCCCGTCTCGACCACCTGGCCGGCGTACATGACCGCGATCCGCTCGCACGTCTCGGCCACCACCGCAAGGTCGTGCGTCACGAAGACGACGCTGACGCCGAGGTCGCGGCGCATCGCGCTCAGGAGCTTCAGGATCTGATCCTGGATGGTGACGTCGAGCGCCGTGGTCGGCTCGTCGCACAGGATCAGCTGCGGCTCGCAGGAGAGCGCGATGGCGATCATCACCCGCTGGCGCATGCCGCCCGACAGCTCGTGCGGGTAGGCCCGCGCCCGCCGGGCCGGGTCGGGGATGCCGACCTTGCGCATGAGCTCGAGCGCCGTCTGCCGTGCCTCCGAACGGCTCTTGCCCAGGTGCACCCGCGGGCCCTCGGCGATCTGGTCGCCGACCCGCATGACCGGGTTGAGCGCGGTCATCGGCTCCTGGAAGATGATCCCGATGCGGGCGCCGCGCACGTCGCGCAGCCGCTTGGAGTCGGCGTTCGCCAGGTCGTCGCCCTCGAACCGGATCTCGCCGCCCGTGACGTGCCCCGGCTGGGGCAGGAGGCCGAGGATCGCGCGCAGCGTCATGCTCTTGCCGCAGCCCGACTCGCCGACGAGCCCGAGCGCCTGGCCGGCCTCGACCGTGAACGAGGCGCCCTGGACGGCGTGCACGGTCCCGCGCGTGAGCGGGATCTCGACCCGGAGGTCGCGGACGTCGAGGATGGGCGTGTCGCTCATTCGGGTCGCAGCAGGTCGGCCAATCCGTCACCGATCAGCGAGAGCCCGAGAGCGGTGATGACGACCACCACTCCGGGGATCGTCGACAGCTCCCACTTCGTCGTCAGGAACGCCTGGCCGTCGGCGATCATGCCGCCCCAGTCCGGCGTCGGCGGCTGGATGCCGAGGCCGAGGTAGCCGAGCGTGACGATGGCGAGGATGTCGAGGACGATGTCGGACATCGCGTAGACGATGGCCTGCGTGATCACGTTGGGCAGGAGGTGGCGGGTGATGATGCGTCTGTCGCGGAAGCCGGCCGCCCGGGCGGCCAGGATGTACTCCTGGCGTTTGGCGACGAGGGTCTCCCCGCGGATGATGCGGGCGTACGACACCCAGCCGACGAACGTGATCGCGATGTAGATGCTGCGCGCGCCCGCCCCCAGGGCGAACACGAGCGCGATCACGAGGACGTAGAAGGGGATCGCCACCATGACGTCGACCAGCCGCATGATCGCGGTGTCGTAGAACCGGCCGTAGTAGCCGGAGATGCAGCCCAGCGTCGTGCCGATCAGGAACGGCAGGAGCACGGCCAGGAAGGCGACCCGCAGGTCGACGCGGCCGCCGTAGAGGATGCGCGAGAAGAGGTCGCGGCCGAGCTGGTCGGTGCCGAGCGGGTGCTTCGCCGACGGGCTCGCCAGGATGTTGTTCAGGTCCTGGTGGGTCGGACTCTGGCTGGTCAGGAGCGGCGCGGCCAGGCAGGCCGCCACGATCGTCCCCAGGATGAGCACGCCGGCCACGAACGCGGGCGTGCGGTACCAGCGCCGGCGGAACCCGCCCCGGTGCTCGGCGACCTCGTCGAGTGCGCCTTCGGCGACGGCGATGGCCATCAGTCGAACCTCACGCGCGGGTCGAGGAACGAGTGGAGCACGTCGGTGGCCAGGTAGACCAGCACGACCATGATCCCGAACACGAGCGTGACGCCCTGCACGACCGGGAAGTCGCGCTGGAAGATCGAGTTCAGCATCAGCTGGCCGATCCCGGGCAGGGCGAAGACCTGCTCGATGACCACGGTGGCGCCGACCAGGAACGCGATGTTCACGCCCAGGACGGCCACGGTGGACACGACGGCGTTGCGCAGCGCGTGGCGGGCGAGCACGCGCCGCTCGGAGAGCCCCTTCGAGCGGGCCGTCGTGACGTAGTCGGACTCGAGCACCTGGAGCAGGCTCGCTCGCAGCGAGCGGATCAGGAGCGGCGAGATCCCGAGCGCGACCGTGAGCGCGGGCAGGAACATCGAGTGCAGGTGGCCGATGAAGCCGGTGCCGTAGCCGCCGACCGGGAAGAGCCGGCCGAGGTGGAGGCCGAACGCCAGCAGCAGCATGATCCCGAGCCAGAACGGCGGGAAGCCGAGGCCGACCAGCGGCACCGCGCGGACGGCCTGGTCGGCGGCCTTGTCCTTGCGCGTGGCCGCGAGCGTCGCCAGCGGCAGCGCGATCACGATCGAGAGCAACGTTCCGTAGGCGATCAGCCACAGCGTCACCGGCAGCCGGCCCCGGATCAGCGACGCCGTCGACACCCGGTAGAAGAGCGACGTGCCGAGGTTGCCGTGGAGCAGGCGCTTGAGGTATAGCCAGTACTGCTCCGGCACCGACCGGTCGAGCCCCCACTCACGGTGCAGGGCGGCGACGCGACCGGGGGTCGCGTGCACGCCCAGCATCGTCCGGGCGGGGTCGCCCGGGACCAGGTGGATCATGAAGAACACGATCAGGGTGACGCCGAACAGCACCGGGATCGCCTGCACGAGCCTGCGCAGGATGTATGCAAACCGGTCCACGTTTGGTTTCCGGGTGCCCTCAGATGCCGGCTAGTGGGACAGCCAGACGTCCTCCATATGGAAGTTGCCGGTCGGGTAGACGAAGAAGCCGTGCAGCTTGTTCGTGTACGCGTACCGGTACGGCGAGTAGTACATGAACACCATGAATGCGTCCTGGGCCGCCTGCGCCTGGATCTTCGAGTAGAGCTCCTGGCGGCCGCTGGCCGAGAACGTCTTCTCCGCGGTGTGCGTCCAGTTGATGACGTCGGGGTTGTTGTAGTCGGTGTAGAACGACTTCGCGCCCGCGCTCGGAACGACGGCGAACGTGACCAGCTCGTCCGGGTCGGCGATGTCCATCGTCCAGTAGCTCAGGCCGAGCTGGTACTTGAACTCCTGCTCGTCCGAGAACTCGACGCTCGGGTCGACGGGCTTCAGGGTGACCTTGATGCCGAGCTTGGCCAGCTCCTGCTGGTAGATCTGGGCGATGGACTTCTCGTCGGCGACCCCGGCCCCGACCAGCATCTGCACCGGGAACCCGTTCGGGAACTTCGACTTGGCCATCTCCGCCTTGGCCTGGGCCAGGTTGTACTGGAGGCCCGGCGACTTCGGGTCGTAGAACGGCACCTGCGGCGGCATGAACGAGTTCGCCGGCTGGCCGTGGCCGAACAGCACCGACTTGATGATCGCGTTGCGGTCGATCGCGTAGCTGATCGCGCGGCGCACGTGCACGTCGGCGAGCGGCGCGTAGCGCTCGTTCATCATCGTGTAGTCCGTGCGCGTCGAGTTGAACAGCGACATCGTGATCCCGGGCGTGCTCTTCAGCGTGTTGACGGTCTGCCAATCGGGGAACTGGTCGATCTGCTCCTGTCCGCCCTGCAGCTGCAGCTGGCGGGTGTTCGTGTCGGTGACCGTCAGGAACGTGATCTGGTCGAGGTACGGCTTGCCCTTCTGCCAGTAGTGCGGGTTGCGCTTGAGCACGATCTCCTGGCCGTGCGTCCAGTGGCCCCACATGAACGGGCCGGTGCCGATCGGGTGGGTGTAGAACTCCTTGGCCGTCTCACCGCCGTAGTTGTTCGGCACGATGCCGTTCGCGAAGAGCGCGATATCGGCCATGAACGGCGCCCACTTGTACTTGGTGTGGATGACGACCGTCTCGGGATTCGGCGTCTGGATGTCCTTGATCGCCGAGTTGAGGTAGCCCCAGCCCTGCGAGCCCGTCTTCGTCGTCTGGTCGATCGAGAACTTGACGTCGGCCGACGTCATCTTCTTGCCGTTCGAGAACTCCACCCCCGGGCGCAGGTGGAAGGTGTACGTCAGCTTGTCGGGCGAGAGGGTGACGGACTTCGCCAGCCACGGCTTCACGCTCTTGCCGTCGGGGCTGACGGTGTAGAGGGGCTCCATGATCTGCTCGAGCACCCAGATCGACTGGTTGTCGAAGACGTTCTCCTTGTCCATCGACTGTGGCTCCGCCGACCAGCCGATGGTGATGTTGCCACCGTGCTGCGGCGTGCCCGCGCTGCTGCCGGAGCCGCCACCGCTGCTGCCTCCGCCGGATCCACCGCATCCGGCCGCGAGAGCGACGAGACACACGATGAGCAGCACAACAGGGGCGGTGACTTTCATGCGAGCTCCTTGCAGGGGGGCGCAAGTATCCCACGCTCGGCGGATGGCGTCCATGTGGTGAAGCGATGAAGGCGCTCCGGCCCCGCGGTAGGATCGGACAATGCGCTATGCCGTCATCGGGGCGGGTGCGATCGGCGGCACGGTTGCCGCCGGGCTGATCCGCGACGGCCACGAGGTGCTCCTGTGCGACGCGGACGCCGACCACGTCGCGGCGATCAACGCGGACGGCCTGCGCATCGAGGGACCGGTGGAGGAATACACCGTGCCGGCTCGCGCGATCGCGCCGGACGCGCTGCCCCACGGGCTCGGCGCCGTGCTCCTGGCCGTGAAGGCGCACCACACCGCCGGGGCGGTGGCGCAGCTCGGCCCGCGGCTGGCCCCGGACGGGTTCGTCGTCTCGCTCCAGAACGGGTTCAACGAGGACACCATCGCCGCGGCGGTCGGGCGGGAGCGGGTCG includes these proteins:
- a CDS encoding P1 family peptidase is translated as MPGNPPRARDLGVVIGDLPPGPANAITDVAGVRVGHTTLISGEGPLKVGEGPVRTGVTVIVPGSNDPWGEPVTAGAHRLNGNGELTGLEWIRESGLLTTCIGLTNTHSVGIVRDALIAAATAERPPDEIRWYLPVVGETYDGDMSDINGHHVRPEHVRAALAGASGGRIDEGGVGSGTGMVSHGFKGGIGTSSRVVGGHTVGVLVQANHGTRARLMVGGVPVGRAIGPDEVPDPRGEDRPGTGSIIVIVATDAPLLPGQCTRLAQRSALGVGRTGGAGENGSGDLMLAFATGNRGLRTLADSLEHETEPVALRAVTAATLDSLFYAAIEATEEAIVNALVAGRTMVGCNGTTAYGIPHERLRALAGGA
- a CDS encoding ABC transporter ATP-binding protein, which codes for MSDAPLLEVRGVHMNFVLADSLVRRTRKIPAEVLRAVDGVDLEIARGEALGLVGESGCGKSTLGRCIVGLYAPSAGEIRYAGEPLSVRRTRAQRRRMQIVFQDPYSSLNPRMTVRQVLSELLRVHKMVPKPGIDARCRELIDLVGLPPRALDSHPRNFSGGQRQRVSIARALALEPELLVADEPVSALDVSVQATVLNLLAELRAKLGLTVLFIAHNMAVVRHVCDRVAVMYLGRIVETAPTEELFSNPRHPYTQGLLKAVPHLVPGRVSEAPAMEGDPPSPINLPTGCRFHTRCPIAQEVCHTDDPALATNGGTHGAACHFAWTAPPPAHVPEVIAEAEPDPA
- a CDS encoding ABC transporter ATP-binding protein, yielding MSDTPILDVRDLRVEIPLTRGTVHAVQGASFTVEAGQALGLVGESGCGKSMTLRAILGLLPQPGHVTGGEIRFEGDDLANADSKRLRDVRGARIGIIFQEPMTALNPVMRVGDQIAEGPRVHLGKSRSEARQTALELMRKVGIPDPARRARAYPHELSGGMRQRVMIAIALSCEPQLILCDEPTTALDVTIQDQILKLLSAMRRDLGVSVVFVTHDLAVVAETCERIAVMYAGQVVETGTVDEVFRAPRHPYTLGLLRSVPRFDVVRQTLDSIPGQPPDLVLPPTGCPFQPRCGFARDDCLEGDFPLRRLGPGRATACIHDEDCAQDVSANPVIASV
- a CDS encoding ABC transporter permease, giving the protein MAIAVAEGALDEVAEHRGGFRRRWYRTPAFVAGVLILGTIVAACLAAPLLTSQSPTHQDLNNILASPSAKHPLGTDQLGRDLFSRILYGGRVDLRVAFLAVLLPFLIGTTLGCISGYYGRFYDTAIMRLVDVMVAIPFYVLVIALVFALGAGARSIYIAITFVGWVSYARIIRGETLVAKRQEYILAARAAGFRDRRIITRHLLPNVITQAIVYAMSDIVLDILAIVTLGYLGLGIQPPTPDWGGMIADGQAFLTTKWELSTIPGVVVVITALGLSLIGDGLADLLRPE
- a CDS encoding ABC transporter permease — protein: MDRFAYILRRLVQAIPVLFGVTLIVFFMIHLVPGDPARTMLGVHATPGRVAALHREWGLDRSVPEQYWLYLKRLLHGNLGTSLFYRVSTASLIRGRLPVTLWLIAYGTLLSIVIALPLATLAATRKDKAADQAVRAVPLVGLGFPPFWLGIMLLLAFGLHLGRLFPVGGYGTGFIGHLHSMFLPALTVALGISPLLIRSLRASLLQVLESDYVTTARSKGLSERRVLARHALRNAVVSTVAVLGVNIAFLVGATVVIEQVFALPGIGQLMLNSIFQRDFPVVQGVTLVFGIMVVLVYLATDVLHSFLDPRVRFD
- a CDS encoding ABC transporter substrate-binding protein; translated protein: MKVTAPVVLLIVCLVALAAGCGGSGGGSSGGGSGSSAGTPQHGGNITIGWSAEPQSMDKENVFDNQSIWVLEQIMEPLYTVSPDGKSVKPWLAKSVTLSPDKLTYTFHLRPGVEFSNGKKMTSADVKFSIDQTTKTGSQGWGYLNSAIKDIQTPNPETVVIHTKYKWAPFMADIALFANGIVPNNYGGETAKEFYTHPIGTGPFMWGHWTHGQEIVLKRNPHYWQKGKPYLDQITFLTVTDTNTRQLQLQGGQEQIDQFPDWQTVNTLKSTPGITMSLFNSTRTDYTMMNERYAPLADVHVRRAISYAIDRNAIIKSVLFGHGQPANSFMPPQVPFYDPKSPGLQYNLAQAKAEMAKSKFPNGFPVQMLVGAGVADEKSIAQIYQQELAKLGIKVTLKPVDPSVEFSDEQEFKYQLGLSYWTMDIADPDELVTFAVVPSAGAKSFYTDYNNPDVINWTHTAEKTFSASGRQELYSKIQAQAAQDAFMVFMYYSPYRYAYTNKLHGFFVYPTGNFHMEDVWLSH